A single Anopheles funestus chromosome 2RL, idAnoFuneDA-416_04, whole genome shotgun sequence DNA region contains:
- the LOC125764292 gene encoding uncharacterized protein LOC125764292 isoform X1, whose product MNDAFDYYYQHLYLLTKQSSTSTSPSSTVRTFVEGQEDLDAIAKQISDHAEAIYQTWKARGLAPTEILNCHTGDGAEHAFSQALNPANTPTHPAGGPSGTISSGQSSPAGVVPGGSVSPTGNAAGVAELLAKAPNLSNNSLEQLVSSFVNEDKARIAAQRQQQQQQRGGVVVRTPTTGTSSVIKSVLQKFERNGAIGGEDTVSGGVSDVVGRPSYLRTGGTGAGNTKPSSHLSNSSSNNNNNNFNTLNKNNVPDVLKDTIVESKPGGTVREKPQTPVKPEHLLNHVPSWPLKNRVVKTGGAGPKVIGGGTTTPVSFAKNTADLMDEVSREEERLINALKTGTVLNSSDSILPEVITSTLPDRDVPDYGSVVDHRAQLAGLSSGAGSSHSASGGGIYNPQSGPVGAMVTAASAGNGGGPIVAATNGTPTLNGNGTTNGTGNGTTNHGSGDTPSVKHWNGVPMKPNHIPILNIHQIREQEKLSMNFTRNVATTRLPKDFGRTSVDDEKKLNMQPKTIPSPIRPFLSRGSVAERVLIFEKCPEKAPPRERVKEPVKLQSKPVNRLIPPNIHATLQRHLKNSTKAPYIPQFHFPNGKPPPTITTETTMQRLEQVFDKMPNYECTRDSFQVIVQMCQVPQYWRLPLFMCTQLTPNGAVDGDKFLHFWRQMTSFCHDAASRFVYIMSRGDRTRPYILPEDFAPLIQDVVDTHPGLAFLKEAAEFHSRYVHTVIARIFYNVNRSWTGKITTAELRKSNLLDVIQLLEEEEDINQIMAYFSYEHFYVIYCKFWELDRDHDLYIDQQDLARHNDHALSSRMIERIFSGCVTRSPRRGNNNPMIQGPNGPKMSYTDFVWFLLAEEDKSHPTAIEYWFRCMDVDGDGVLSMYELEYFYEEQQHRMESLGIETLPFEDCLCQMLDMIKPATPGCVTLADLKRCKMTPIFYDTFFNLEKYMEHEQRDPFAQRENDDLSDWDRYAAQEYELLVAEEGGDTQGKNSDDSDDSDSEKISLRISWRERYLRKRRNKKKRR is encoded by the exons ATGAATGACGCTTTCGACTATTACTATCAACACTTGTACCTTTTAA CGAAACAGTCGTCAACGTCGACGTCGCCCTCCAGCACCGTGCGAACGTTCGTCGAGGGCCAGGAGGATTTGGATGCGATCGCAAAGCAAATCTCCGACCACGCGGAAGCCATCTATCAGACCTGGAAAGCGCGCGGTTTAGCACCGACCGAAATCCTCAACTGTCACACCGGTGACGGTGCCGAGCATGCCTTCAGCCAGGCGTTAAACCCTGCAAACACACCGACCCATCCGGCCGGCGGACCCAGCGGTACAATATCCAGCGGACAGTCCAGTCCAGCGGGTGTTGTGCCGGGCGGCAGTGTGTCACCGACTGGCAACGCGGCCGGTGTAGCGGAGCTGCTTGCCAAGGCGCCGAACCTCTCCAACAACAgcctcgagcagctggttagTTCGTTCGTGAATGAAGATAAGGCGCGCATAGCGGCccagcgtcagcagcagcagcagcaacgtggAGGAGTTGTTGTCCGTACGCCGACGACCGGCACAAGTTCCGTGATCAAAAGTGTTTTGCAAAAGTTCGAACGTAATGGTGCCATTGGTGGTGAGGATACAGTGAGCGGTGGTGTATCGGACGTCGTGGGTAGACCGAGTTATTTACGCACCGGTGGTACCGGCGCCGGGAACACCAAACCTTCGAGCCATTTAAGTAATAGCAgtagcaacaacaataataataattttaacacgCTAAATAAGAATAACGTGCCGGACGTGCTGAAGGACACGATCGTAGAGTCAAAGCCGGGCGGAACTGTGCGCGAAAAACCGCAAACCCCAGTGAAACCGGAGCACCTGCTCAACCATGTGCCGAGCTGGCCGTTAAAGAATCGTGTCGTTAAAACTGGAGGCGCCGGCCCGAAGGTGATCGGTGGCGGTACGACCACACCCGTCAGCTTTGCGAAGAACACCGCGGATCTTATGGATGAAGTGTCACGGGAAGAGGAACGTCTGATAAACGCGCTAAAAACCGGTACCGTGTTGAATAGTAGTGATAGTATTTTACCAGAAGTGATCACCTCGACTCTGCCCGATCGCGACGTCCCAGACTACGGTTCGGTTGTGGACCATCGGGCACAGCTGGCAGGACTGAGTAGTGGTGCCGGCAGCAGCCACAGTGCTAGTGGTGGTGGGATTTACAACCCTCAATCCGGTCCCGTCGGTGCGATGGTGACCGCGGCATCCGCAGGTAATGGTGGCGGCCCGATCGTGGCCGCCACCAACGGTACGCCGACACTGAACGGCAACGGTACGACGAATGGGACGGGCAATGGTACTACAAATCACGGCTCCGGTGACACGCCAAGCGTGAAACACTGGAACGGGGTACCGATGAAGCCGAACCACATACCGATCCTGAACATACATCAGATACGCGAGCAGGAAAAGCTGTCGATGAATTTTACGCGCAACGTTGCGACGACCCGGTTACCGAAGGACTTTGGCCGCACATCGGTCGACGATGAAAAGAAGCTAAACATGCAGCCGAAAACCATACCGAGCCCGATACGTCCCTTCCTGTCCCGTGGATCCGTCGCGGAACGTGTGCTCATTTTCGAAAAGTGTCCCGAGAAAGCACCACCACGGGAACGGGTGAAAGAACCGGTTAAGCTACAG TCCAAGCCTGTCAACCGACTGATTCCGCCAAACATTCACGCAACGCTGCAGCGACATCTGAAAAACTCAACCAAAGCCCCCTACATACCGCA ATTCCATTTCCCAAATGGCAAACCACCTCCCACGATTACGACGGAAACTACGATGCAGCGGTTGGAACAGGTTTTCGACAAGATGCCAAACTACGAGTGCACCCGAGACAGCTTCCAGGTGATCGTTCAGATGTGCCAAGTGCCCCAATACTGGCGCTTGCCACTGTTTATGTGTACGCAGCTAACCCCGAACGGTGCCGTTGACGGTGACAAATTCCTTCACTTCTGGCGACA GATGACATCATTTTGTCACGATGCAGCATCACGATTTGTCTACATAATGTCCCGGGGTGATCGTACCCGACCGTACATCTTACCGGAAGACTTTGCACCATTGATACAGGATGTGGTGGATACGCATCCAGGTTTGGCATTCCTTAAGGAGGCTGCCGAATTTCACTCCCGCTACGTACACACCGTGATAGCACGTATCTTCTACAATGTGAACCGTAGTTGGACTGGGAAAATTACGACGGCCGAACTGCGCAAGTCAAACCTGCTCGATGTGATTCAGCTgttggaggaggaggaagatatCAATCAGATTATGGCGTACTTCAGCTATGAACATTTCTACGTCATCTATTGCAAATTCTGGGAACTGGATCGCGATCATGATCTTTACATTGACCAGCAAGATCTGGCCAGACATAATGATCATG CTCTGTCGTCGCGTATGATCGAAAGGATCTTTTCCGGATGCGTTACGCGAAGTCCCCGACGAGGCAATAACAATCCGATGATACAGGGCCCGAATGGTCCAAAAATGTCGTACACCGATTTTGTGTGGTTCCTGCTAGCGGAAGAGGACAAATCACATCCGACTGCCATCGAGTATTGGTTCCGGTGTATGGATGTCGATGGTGACGGTGTCCTTTCAATGTACGAGCTAGAGTACTTCTATGAAGAGCAACAGCATCGCATGGAATCGCTCGGAATAGAAACACTTCCATTCGAAGACTGCCTGTGTCAA ATGTTAGATATGATAAAACCAGCAACGCCTGGCTGTGTAACATTGGCCGATCTGAAACGATGCAAGATGACACCCATCTTCTACGACACATTCTTCAATCTGGAGAAATACATGGAGCACGAACAGCGTGATCCATTTGCACAGCGTGAAAATGATGAT CTTTCCGATTGGGATCGATATGCGGCCCAGGAGTATGAACTGTTGGTGGCTGAGGAAGGCGGAGATACGCAAGG GAAAAACAGCGATGACAGTGACGACAGTGACAGCGAAAAGATCAGCCTCAGGATAAGTTGGCGCGAGCGGTATTTACGCAAGCGACGCAATAAGAAGAAACGGCGATAG
- the LOC125764292 gene encoding uncharacterized protein LOC125764292 isoform X2, with product MLSPTHTSWPHTKQSSTSTSPSSTVRTFVEGQEDLDAIAKQISDHAEAIYQTWKARGLAPTEILNCHTGDGAEHAFSQALNPANTPTHPAGGPSGTISSGQSSPAGVVPGGSVSPTGNAAGVAELLAKAPNLSNNSLEQLVSSFVNEDKARIAAQRQQQQQQRGGVVVRTPTTGTSSVIKSVLQKFERNGAIGGEDTVSGGVSDVVGRPSYLRTGGTGAGNTKPSSHLSNSSSNNNNNNFNTLNKNNVPDVLKDTIVESKPGGTVREKPQTPVKPEHLLNHVPSWPLKNRVVKTGGAGPKVIGGGTTTPVSFAKNTADLMDEVSREEERLINALKTGTVLNSSDSILPEVITSTLPDRDVPDYGSVVDHRAQLAGLSSGAGSSHSASGGGIYNPQSGPVGAMVTAASAGNGGGPIVAATNGTPTLNGNGTTNGTGNGTTNHGSGDTPSVKHWNGVPMKPNHIPILNIHQIREQEKLSMNFTRNVATTRLPKDFGRTSVDDEKKLNMQPKTIPSPIRPFLSRGSVAERVLIFEKCPEKAPPRERVKEPVKLQSKPVNRLIPPNIHATLQRHLKNSTKAPYIPQFHFPNGKPPPTITTETTMQRLEQVFDKMPNYECTRDSFQVIVQMCQVPQYWRLPLFMCTQLTPNGAVDGDKFLHFWRQMTSFCHDAASRFVYIMSRGDRTRPYILPEDFAPLIQDVVDTHPGLAFLKEAAEFHSRYVHTVIARIFYNVNRSWTGKITTAELRKSNLLDVIQLLEEEEDINQIMAYFSYEHFYVIYCKFWELDRDHDLYIDQQDLARHNDHALSSRMIERIFSGCVTRSPRRGNNNPMIQGPNGPKMSYTDFVWFLLAEEDKSHPTAIEYWFRCMDVDGDGVLSMYELEYFYEEQQHRMESLGIETLPFEDCLCQMLDMIKPATPGCVTLADLKRCKMTPIFYDTFFNLEKYMEHEQRDPFAQRENDDLSDWDRYAAQEYELLVAEEGGDTQGKNSDDSDDSDSEKISLRISWRERYLRKRRNKKKRR from the exons ATGTTGTCCCCGACACATACATCATGGCCACACA CGAAACAGTCGTCAACGTCGACGTCGCCCTCCAGCACCGTGCGAACGTTCGTCGAGGGCCAGGAGGATTTGGATGCGATCGCAAAGCAAATCTCCGACCACGCGGAAGCCATCTATCAGACCTGGAAAGCGCGCGGTTTAGCACCGACCGAAATCCTCAACTGTCACACCGGTGACGGTGCCGAGCATGCCTTCAGCCAGGCGTTAAACCCTGCAAACACACCGACCCATCCGGCCGGCGGACCCAGCGGTACAATATCCAGCGGACAGTCCAGTCCAGCGGGTGTTGTGCCGGGCGGCAGTGTGTCACCGACTGGCAACGCGGCCGGTGTAGCGGAGCTGCTTGCCAAGGCGCCGAACCTCTCCAACAACAgcctcgagcagctggttagTTCGTTCGTGAATGAAGATAAGGCGCGCATAGCGGCccagcgtcagcagcagcagcagcaacgtggAGGAGTTGTTGTCCGTACGCCGACGACCGGCACAAGTTCCGTGATCAAAAGTGTTTTGCAAAAGTTCGAACGTAATGGTGCCATTGGTGGTGAGGATACAGTGAGCGGTGGTGTATCGGACGTCGTGGGTAGACCGAGTTATTTACGCACCGGTGGTACCGGCGCCGGGAACACCAAACCTTCGAGCCATTTAAGTAATAGCAgtagcaacaacaataataataattttaacacgCTAAATAAGAATAACGTGCCGGACGTGCTGAAGGACACGATCGTAGAGTCAAAGCCGGGCGGAACTGTGCGCGAAAAACCGCAAACCCCAGTGAAACCGGAGCACCTGCTCAACCATGTGCCGAGCTGGCCGTTAAAGAATCGTGTCGTTAAAACTGGAGGCGCCGGCCCGAAGGTGATCGGTGGCGGTACGACCACACCCGTCAGCTTTGCGAAGAACACCGCGGATCTTATGGATGAAGTGTCACGGGAAGAGGAACGTCTGATAAACGCGCTAAAAACCGGTACCGTGTTGAATAGTAGTGATAGTATTTTACCAGAAGTGATCACCTCGACTCTGCCCGATCGCGACGTCCCAGACTACGGTTCGGTTGTGGACCATCGGGCACAGCTGGCAGGACTGAGTAGTGGTGCCGGCAGCAGCCACAGTGCTAGTGGTGGTGGGATTTACAACCCTCAATCCGGTCCCGTCGGTGCGATGGTGACCGCGGCATCCGCAGGTAATGGTGGCGGCCCGATCGTGGCCGCCACCAACGGTACGCCGACACTGAACGGCAACGGTACGACGAATGGGACGGGCAATGGTACTACAAATCACGGCTCCGGTGACACGCCAAGCGTGAAACACTGGAACGGGGTACCGATGAAGCCGAACCACATACCGATCCTGAACATACATCAGATACGCGAGCAGGAAAAGCTGTCGATGAATTTTACGCGCAACGTTGCGACGACCCGGTTACCGAAGGACTTTGGCCGCACATCGGTCGACGATGAAAAGAAGCTAAACATGCAGCCGAAAACCATACCGAGCCCGATACGTCCCTTCCTGTCCCGTGGATCCGTCGCGGAACGTGTGCTCATTTTCGAAAAGTGTCCCGAGAAAGCACCACCACGGGAACGGGTGAAAGAACCGGTTAAGCTACAG TCCAAGCCTGTCAACCGACTGATTCCGCCAAACATTCACGCAACGCTGCAGCGACATCTGAAAAACTCAACCAAAGCCCCCTACATACCGCA ATTCCATTTCCCAAATGGCAAACCACCTCCCACGATTACGACGGAAACTACGATGCAGCGGTTGGAACAGGTTTTCGACAAGATGCCAAACTACGAGTGCACCCGAGACAGCTTCCAGGTGATCGTTCAGATGTGCCAAGTGCCCCAATACTGGCGCTTGCCACTGTTTATGTGTACGCAGCTAACCCCGAACGGTGCCGTTGACGGTGACAAATTCCTTCACTTCTGGCGACA GATGACATCATTTTGTCACGATGCAGCATCACGATTTGTCTACATAATGTCCCGGGGTGATCGTACCCGACCGTACATCTTACCGGAAGACTTTGCACCATTGATACAGGATGTGGTGGATACGCATCCAGGTTTGGCATTCCTTAAGGAGGCTGCCGAATTTCACTCCCGCTACGTACACACCGTGATAGCACGTATCTTCTACAATGTGAACCGTAGTTGGACTGGGAAAATTACGACGGCCGAACTGCGCAAGTCAAACCTGCTCGATGTGATTCAGCTgttggaggaggaggaagatatCAATCAGATTATGGCGTACTTCAGCTATGAACATTTCTACGTCATCTATTGCAAATTCTGGGAACTGGATCGCGATCATGATCTTTACATTGACCAGCAAGATCTGGCCAGACATAATGATCATG CTCTGTCGTCGCGTATGATCGAAAGGATCTTTTCCGGATGCGTTACGCGAAGTCCCCGACGAGGCAATAACAATCCGATGATACAGGGCCCGAATGGTCCAAAAATGTCGTACACCGATTTTGTGTGGTTCCTGCTAGCGGAAGAGGACAAATCACATCCGACTGCCATCGAGTATTGGTTCCGGTGTATGGATGTCGATGGTGACGGTGTCCTTTCAATGTACGAGCTAGAGTACTTCTATGAAGAGCAACAGCATCGCATGGAATCGCTCGGAATAGAAACACTTCCATTCGAAGACTGCCTGTGTCAA ATGTTAGATATGATAAAACCAGCAACGCCTGGCTGTGTAACATTGGCCGATCTGAAACGATGCAAGATGACACCCATCTTCTACGACACATTCTTCAATCTGGAGAAATACATGGAGCACGAACAGCGTGATCCATTTGCACAGCGTGAAAATGATGAT CTTTCCGATTGGGATCGATATGCGGCCCAGGAGTATGAACTGTTGGTGGCTGAGGAAGGCGGAGATACGCAAGG GAAAAACAGCGATGACAGTGACGACAGTGACAGCGAAAAGATCAGCCTCAGGATAAGTTGGCGCGAGCGGTATTTACGCAAGCGACGCAATAAGAAGAAACGGCGATAG
- the LOC125764292 gene encoding uncharacterized protein LOC125764292 isoform X5, whose amino-acid sequence MATAAKQSSTSTSPSSTVRTFVEGQEDLDAIAKQISDHAEAIYQTWKARGLAPTEILNCHTGDGAEHAFSQALNPANTPTHPAGGPSGTISSGQSSPAGVVPGGSVSPTGNAAGVAELLAKAPNLSNNSLEQLVSSFVNEDKARIAAQRQQQQQQRGGVVVRTPTTGTSSVIKSVLQKFERNGAIGGEDTVSGGVSDVVGRPSYLRTGGTGAGNTKPSSHLSNSSSNNNNNNFNTLNKNNVPDVLKDTIVESKPGGTVREKPQTPVKPEHLLNHVPSWPLKNRVVKTGGAGPKVIGGGTTTPVSFAKNTADLMDEVSREEERLINALKTGTVLNSSDSILPEVITSTLPDRDVPDYGSVVDHRAQLAGLSSGAGSSHSASGGGIYNPQSGPVGAMVTAASAGNGGGPIVAATNGTPTLNGNGTTNGTGNGTTNHGSGDTPSVKHWNGVPMKPNHIPILNIHQIREQEKLSMNFTRNVATTRLPKDFGRTSVDDEKKLNMQPKTIPSPIRPFLSRGSVAERVLIFEKCPEKAPPRERVKEPVKLQSKPVNRLIPPNIHATLQRHLKNSTKAPYIPQFHFPNGKPPPTITTETTMQRLEQVFDKMPNYECTRDSFQVIVQMCQVPQYWRLPLFMCTQLTPNGAVDGDKFLHFWRQMTSFCHDAASRFVYIMSRGDRTRPYILPEDFAPLIQDVVDTHPGLAFLKEAAEFHSRYVHTVIARIFYNVNRSWTGKITTAELRKSNLLDVIQLLEEEEDINQIMAYFSYEHFYVIYCKFWELDRDHDLYIDQQDLARHNDHALSSRMIERIFSGCVTRSPRRGNNNPMIQGPNGPKMSYTDFVWFLLAEEDKSHPTAIEYWFRCMDVDGDGVLSMYELEYFYEEQQHRMESLGIETLPFEDCLCQMLDMIKPATPGCVTLADLKRCKMTPIFYDTFFNLEKYMEHEQRDPFAQRENDDLSDWDRYAAQEYELLVAEEGGDTQGKNSDDSDDSDSEKISLRISWRERYLRKRRNKKKRR is encoded by the exons atggcCACGGCAGCGAAACAGTCGTCAACGTCGACGTCGCCCTCCAGCACCGTGCGAACGTTCGTCGAGGGCCAGGAGGATTTGGATGCGATCGCAAAGCAAATCTCCGACCACGCGGAAGCCATCTATCAGACCTGGAAAGCGCGCGGTTTAGCACCGACCGAAATCCTCAACTGTCACACCGGTGACGGTGCCGAGCATGCCTTCAGCCAGGCGTTAAACCCTGCAAACACACCGACCCATCCGGCCGGCGGACCCAGCGGTACAATATCCAGCGGACAGTCCAGTCCAGCGGGTGTTGTGCCGGGCGGCAGTGTGTCACCGACTGGCAACGCGGCCGGTGTAGCGGAGCTGCTTGCCAAGGCGCCGAACCTCTCCAACAACAgcctcgagcagctggttagTTCGTTCGTGAATGAAGATAAGGCGCGCATAGCGGCccagcgtcagcagcagcagcagcaacgtggAGGAGTTGTTGTCCGTACGCCGACGACCGGCACAAGTTCCGTGATCAAAAGTGTTTTGCAAAAGTTCGAACGTAATGGTGCCATTGGTGGTGAGGATACAGTGAGCGGTGGTGTATCGGACGTCGTGGGTAGACCGAGTTATTTACGCACCGGTGGTACCGGCGCCGGGAACACCAAACCTTCGAGCCATTTAAGTAATAGCAgtagcaacaacaataataataattttaacacgCTAAATAAGAATAACGTGCCGGACGTGCTGAAGGACACGATCGTAGAGTCAAAGCCGGGCGGAACTGTGCGCGAAAAACCGCAAACCCCAGTGAAACCGGAGCACCTGCTCAACCATGTGCCGAGCTGGCCGTTAAAGAATCGTGTCGTTAAAACTGGAGGCGCCGGCCCGAAGGTGATCGGTGGCGGTACGACCACACCCGTCAGCTTTGCGAAGAACACCGCGGATCTTATGGATGAAGTGTCACGGGAAGAGGAACGTCTGATAAACGCGCTAAAAACCGGTACCGTGTTGAATAGTAGTGATAGTATTTTACCAGAAGTGATCACCTCGACTCTGCCCGATCGCGACGTCCCAGACTACGGTTCGGTTGTGGACCATCGGGCACAGCTGGCAGGACTGAGTAGTGGTGCCGGCAGCAGCCACAGTGCTAGTGGTGGTGGGATTTACAACCCTCAATCCGGTCCCGTCGGTGCGATGGTGACCGCGGCATCCGCAGGTAATGGTGGCGGCCCGATCGTGGCCGCCACCAACGGTACGCCGACACTGAACGGCAACGGTACGACGAATGGGACGGGCAATGGTACTACAAATCACGGCTCCGGTGACACGCCAAGCGTGAAACACTGGAACGGGGTACCGATGAAGCCGAACCACATACCGATCCTGAACATACATCAGATACGCGAGCAGGAAAAGCTGTCGATGAATTTTACGCGCAACGTTGCGACGACCCGGTTACCGAAGGACTTTGGCCGCACATCGGTCGACGATGAAAAGAAGCTAAACATGCAGCCGAAAACCATACCGAGCCCGATACGTCCCTTCCTGTCCCGTGGATCCGTCGCGGAACGTGTGCTCATTTTCGAAAAGTGTCCCGAGAAAGCACCACCACGGGAACGGGTGAAAGAACCGGTTAAGCTACAG TCCAAGCCTGTCAACCGACTGATTCCGCCAAACATTCACGCAACGCTGCAGCGACATCTGAAAAACTCAACCAAAGCCCCCTACATACCGCA ATTCCATTTCCCAAATGGCAAACCACCTCCCACGATTACGACGGAAACTACGATGCAGCGGTTGGAACAGGTTTTCGACAAGATGCCAAACTACGAGTGCACCCGAGACAGCTTCCAGGTGATCGTTCAGATGTGCCAAGTGCCCCAATACTGGCGCTTGCCACTGTTTATGTGTACGCAGCTAACCCCGAACGGTGCCGTTGACGGTGACAAATTCCTTCACTTCTGGCGACA GATGACATCATTTTGTCACGATGCAGCATCACGATTTGTCTACATAATGTCCCGGGGTGATCGTACCCGACCGTACATCTTACCGGAAGACTTTGCACCATTGATACAGGATGTGGTGGATACGCATCCAGGTTTGGCATTCCTTAAGGAGGCTGCCGAATTTCACTCCCGCTACGTACACACCGTGATAGCACGTATCTTCTACAATGTGAACCGTAGTTGGACTGGGAAAATTACGACGGCCGAACTGCGCAAGTCAAACCTGCTCGATGTGATTCAGCTgttggaggaggaggaagatatCAATCAGATTATGGCGTACTTCAGCTATGAACATTTCTACGTCATCTATTGCAAATTCTGGGAACTGGATCGCGATCATGATCTTTACATTGACCAGCAAGATCTGGCCAGACATAATGATCATG CTCTGTCGTCGCGTATGATCGAAAGGATCTTTTCCGGATGCGTTACGCGAAGTCCCCGACGAGGCAATAACAATCCGATGATACAGGGCCCGAATGGTCCAAAAATGTCGTACACCGATTTTGTGTGGTTCCTGCTAGCGGAAGAGGACAAATCACATCCGACTGCCATCGAGTATTGGTTCCGGTGTATGGATGTCGATGGTGACGGTGTCCTTTCAATGTACGAGCTAGAGTACTTCTATGAAGAGCAACAGCATCGCATGGAATCGCTCGGAATAGAAACACTTCCATTCGAAGACTGCCTGTGTCAA ATGTTAGATATGATAAAACCAGCAACGCCTGGCTGTGTAACATTGGCCGATCTGAAACGATGCAAGATGACACCCATCTTCTACGACACATTCTTCAATCTGGAGAAATACATGGAGCACGAACAGCGTGATCCATTTGCACAGCGTGAAAATGATGAT CTTTCCGATTGGGATCGATATGCGGCCCAGGAGTATGAACTGTTGGTGGCTGAGGAAGGCGGAGATACGCAAGG GAAAAACAGCGATGACAGTGACGACAGTGACAGCGAAAAGATCAGCCTCAGGATAAGTTGGCGCGAGCGGTATTTACGCAAGCGACGCAATAAGAAGAAACGGCGATAG